The Camelus bactrianus isolate YW-2024 breed Bactrian camel chromosome 13, ASM4877302v1, whole genome shotgun sequence nucleotide sequence GCactgactggcttgtttcactaaACCTCGCTGTCCTGGGTCCTGCTGCCGTGACAGCCACCACTGGGAAGAACCAGCACCGCCTGAGCAGACGTGCGCTGCACTGGCTGGAAGCAGCAGTCGCCTCTAGCGCCCCCCAGAGCTCAGTTTGTAGGCAGGCAGCCCTGGGTGGGGGGTAGTTGGTGGTaaggccccagcccctccttcttCCCAAGACAAGCCGGGGCCCACTCTGCCGGGCTCGTAGTGTCCCCAGAGGGATGAGGACCTGGTCATCCCAGGCCAGCCAGGCACCCTGTAGCCTGTCCCTCCTTCCTCCGTTCTCCTCACTCCCTGCTCCCACGTCTGGGGTGTCACCCTCTGTCCTGGGATGAACGCTGCCCCCCAAATCcatgtccacccagaacctcagaatatgAGCATGTTtcgaaatagggtctttgcagcgACCATCAGTTAAGATGAAGTTGTCCTGGGTTACGAGGCCCTGATTCTGATGTCATCAGAAGGACACCCAGAGGGAAGGCCGCGTGACAACGGAGGCAGCGGTGGGGCCGTGTGTCTACCAGCCGAGcagtgccaggagctggggagactgaggcctgggACAGACTCGCCCTCAGAGCCTCCCGGAGGGGCCAGGCCTGCCCACACCCGGATCCCAGGCTCTGGTGTCCAGAACTGCGAGAGTGTGAGCTTCTATTGCTTTAAGgtccccagtctgtggtacttcgTTACAGCCACCCCAGGAAAccagtcccccccccccaccgagtCCTTGTCTCCAGCTCTGATTTCGAGGGAACCCAAACATTGCCCCAGGTGTGGGCTCCAAGCCACAGGCAGGCCGGGTGCCTCACTGGGTcagtgcccctcctgcccctgctgcAGGTGAGGGGGAGCTGAGGGGCCGCCCCCTGATGCGCCAGCACCTCCAGCCTGGGGAAGAGCTGCCCCGGCTCTCGGGGAGGCATCCAGGAGTCTACGTTGGCAGCACACGGCTCCCAGCCTCTGCCAGAAACCACAGCCCAGGAAGCCACCAGCCCTCTGAGACCGTCCCTGCTGGAAGGAGGTGCGTACAGAGCCCGggccgcccccaccccactgACCCGGCTCAGGTGCCCCTTCACGAGAGACGCTGACATCACCGCCCCGAGCCAGCTCTTCTCAACTGCAAGCCTCCATCACCCTGGCCTTCAGTCTGCGCGTGTCATCACCACGGAATAGAACTTGTGTTTCAAAAGCGCCAGCCCTGCCCGTCCCTCTTCCTGGCCCTGCAGACACGTGGGCAGGAGCAGCCCCTGCCCGTCCCTCTTCCCGGCCACGCAGATGTGTGGGCAGGAGCAGCAGCCTGCAGGCTAGAGGGAGTGGCTGCTGCTTGCAGAATCAGGCAAGGCTCCTGCCCGGGCGGCCTCGCTGCGTGGGTGCCTGAGGCAGTCACAAAGCCCGCTTTAAATAGCTCCTTGTGGGTACGCACAGCAGAAGGGCGGCCTCAAGCCGCAGGGATGGTGGAGAAAGGCGGGTGCCGGGGTGGGCAGGGTCCGGGCAGCAGGGGGGCCCAGGCGACCCAGCAGTTCCGTGAACCTTGAACCCACCCACGTGTCCCCCCCCAGGGGCCTTGGTGGAAGGCAGGCCTGGGGGCAGGACCCTGggtgccaggggtggggggtgctgtggGCAGTCTCGGGCCCAGCCTGATAGCTTCGGAGTGCCTCCTGGGGCCTGGACATCCCAACCCTGGCAAATCGCCAGGTGCCAGGTAGGAGGGGAGCAGTGACCCTGCTGGGGTTGGGCAAGCCAGAAAGTGCCAAgcaagaagaggagagaaggcgTCACTGTCCTGGTTCTCGAAGCTGGCCGGGCTTAGCCTGCCACCCCCCGCTGACCAGAGCTGGCCCAGGGCCCCGGCCAACCCAGATCCAGGCTCTGCTGCTCCTAGGCCGCCTGCTCTCTGCTGCTCCCAGGTCGGTCACAGTGGAGCCCTACGCCCTGGCCAGACCCACCCCCTGGGACGACCCTGCCCAGCCCTGAAGCCTAGTCCAAAGGGCAGCCTGGTGCAAGGAGGGGTCTTAGGAGGCGAGGGGTCTTCGAGCTGGAGATGTGATCCTTGGGCATGGTGAAGGCAGCTGGGCCAACGCCCTGCTCCACCTGAGGGCACGGCTGGTCCTATGGGAGGCGGCTGGGTCTACACCTGCAGCTGGACCACCTGACCTCGGAGGTCACACTGCCAGCTAGGCCCTGCCCATGGGTGAGTGTCCCCCAGCACTGCCCTGTGGCCTGGGGACACTGCCGACCCTGGACAGGCGTGTGGGCAAAGGGCAGGGGGCCCAGCAGGGCACTTTCTGATTCACACAAAGTCAGCATCacgctgggggtggggcccagtggGATCGTGGCCTGGCTGCCACCTGGTCACAGCCGGGCACTGGGCTGGCACTCCTGACCCCGCAGCAGGCGGCTTGGCCACACTCATGCCCATCTAATCACAGGCTTCTGTCCCTTCCAGGTGTGATGACCTGTCCTGCTCTGGGGCAGGGAAACCTGGGCCCCTGATTGAGAGCTGTCTGTCAGATCACCAATGGCCCAGGGTTGGGGAGCCTGGGGTTGTTAGCGGGGACTCGGCGGGCTCTGACCCCAGTCATCACGTCCGGAAGGCATCGTCGTGGCCCCCACCGTGGcccaaagggagggagggagggagtcgaGGCCCCTACAGGCCCCCAAGCCCCTCTGTATTCGAGTCTCTGTCTCTAAGTCCCTCTGCCCCGAGCCCATCAGCCCTTCGAGCCAGCAGCCGGAGAGACTTCCAGGCTCTGGGAGCAGAGGTCACGGCCCAGGTGCGGTGACAGCAATCGTCAGCAGGGGCAaagattccattttatttcatgCTGGGACCAAAGGCCTGCGGAcgcccttccccaccctctcatTCAGGTGATGAGCACCGTCCACACCTGGCCTCCTTCCGCTCCCCGGGCCAAGCCCACAGAGCCAAGTCCCAGAGCTGGACCATTTTGCAGCCAGATGCGTGGCTCCCCGGGGACCCTCGCCTGCCTGGCCCGACCTGGGTCAGGTGGCTCTGCTACTGGAGCAGGGAGCTGGGCCAGCGTCCGCGGAGCCCAGAGGTGACCGGGTGAGGGTGGGGACAGAGCCTGGGGACACTCAGGGAGGCCGAGCTTTCCTCTTGTTTTGTGTGGCTCATGGTCATGCCCCTCTGAAACACGCAGAGCCCCCTGGGGGGCCTTTCTCACGGGAGGTTCTGGGCAGCAGGACAAGCCTGTGGTGTGCGGCCTCACATGGTGTACGCGGCCCAGTAGATGACATTGACTGCGGCGAAGGCAGCAGGGAACACAGCGCGGGCGTAGATGTCAATGGTGTCCGCGTCGATGGGCTTGAAAAGTGCACGGAGGCCCCTTGAGCGGGCCCCCCCCTGCTTCTTCATCTCCCCTGTCTCCACCTCCACCGACCTGTAGGAGCCCATGAGGTTCCTGGGCACCCGGCGCTGCCGGCGGGACACAGCCAGCTCCTGGGTGACGCCGGCGGCTGAGAGTGAGAAGAGCACGACTGCATTCTTCACGTCCATCTGCACGGGGAAGAGGGTGCTGAGCAGCAGGCAATGAGGGGCTCCCAGGCAGACCCCGACCTGTGCCCGCAGCTCCCCCCCTCAGCGAGCAGATCGAGGGGTCTGGgtctgccctcctggagcccGGGGGACGCAAGTGACCTCCTCCGAGCAGTGGGCAGAGGGTCCCAGGTTGAGAGCAGGAGAAGTGCCCTGCCTTCTGCCCCGGCAATGCTGCCCCCTCGCTGTGCTGGGGCGCAGGGTGGGGAGCTGTCCTTGGTCCTGAACACAAAAGACCCGGCCCGGCCTGGCCTCACCTCGGCCCTCTGCTCCTTGACCTTGACCTTGGCCTTTTGCTTCTTCCGGTAGTCGGCATTGAAGTGGGCAAAGGCGTACTCGACCAGGGCGGCAAACACAAAGACATAGCAGATCCAGAAGTACACGTCCAGCGCCTTGATGGCTGATGCCCGCGGGAGGGAGGAGCGAGCGCTGACCATCAGTGTGGTCATGGTCAGCACCGTGGTGATGCCTGATGGGAGTAGGTGTGGCCATCGCTGAAGcccctgccacccctccccaACCTGGGCGCGGTCAGGCCCCTCTGAGCAGGCCTGGCCTGGCTGGCCTTTGCCCCAGGGGCTAGAAGGCAAGGCCTGTGCTCATGACCAGTGGGGTCAGGGTCCCACTCCCACCCTTCCACAAGCTCCCTTGGAGGAGAGGCCAGGGTCCTGTACCTAGGGACACCCTGGCGGGCACTGCCGCCTGGCTGATCCAGAAGGAGACCCAGGACATGGCGACCAGGAGGATGGAGGGCATGTAGGACTGGATGATGTAGACACCCCGGTTCCTCCTCAGGTGGAAGTGCAGGCTGAGCCGGGGGAATTGGCCGGCTGCCGGAGGGCCATCCGTTGTGAGCAGGCCCGCCGTGCACCACAGCACACGGACGGGAGGGCTGGGCgggcaggcagggccactgccatCCTCAGAAGGAAGGAAGCCCCAGACCTCCCCTCCCACATCACAGGCCAAGGGGTCAGGAGCCTCCCGTGCACAGGGCCACCAGAAGAATGTCCCTCGCAGCAGGACCCTCGCAGAGCACCGTCCACTCACCTCCATTGACCTGTCCTCCTTGAGGACAGACCAGGCTGAGCCCACTGGCTCCAATGACGGGGCAGCAGGAGCAGCCAAGAGACAACACAGGCTCGGCCCCGGAGCCCCCACGCCCCTCAGATACCCCCAAACCTGGAGAGCTGCTGGCTCCAGGGAGCAGTGAAGGACCAGGGAACCTGCCCCGGCCTGCCCTGTCTCTCTTCTCGAGTGGCTTGGCCGGGTTCCAGCTGCACCCTCAGGGGCCCTCAGGGCAGCTGGCAGCTCAATTATAAGCACCAGGAAACCACAGGCGGGGCTCATGGGGAAGAGGCCACAAGAGGCTGTGTTACCCGATTTGAAGTTGGTCAGCTCCGTGGTGAAGCGGTAGCTGGTGATGGTGAACTGGGCCAGCTGCAGCCTGTCCAGCCCGTGGATCTGCTCCTGGTTTTCGGACCAGTAGTAGACGATGTCCTCAGACGAGTAGCCATCTACAGGAGAGCCACAGGTGGGCGGCAGAGCCTGGCGCCCCCAGCCCATGGCTGCCCCCTGCAGAACCATCCTGCCCACTCTGGGAGCCTGATATGAAGTCACAGGGGGCAGCACAGGAAGACCCGGCCCGGAGAAAGGAGGCCTGGGGCCACGCCTGGCACCATGGGCAGGTGGGCGAGGCCAGAAGAACTGGCAGAAGCAAGGGTCACCATTGCCAGGTGACCCCCAGGGGCTGCCAGGATGGCCAGTGACGCAGATTCATGCCTTGTCTGGGCTCTGGGGCCTGCTGTCCTGGGCAGGGCACTGACCCCTGGGAGGAAGGCCTTCtggtcccttctcttccttctgtttctgcTCTGACAGCTCATGCCAACCCCAGCCGCCTCCCTGACCCTGAACGTAACAGTCTGCATCCCTGCCCCCACGCCAGCCCAGGCACTCACAGCTCTCCAGATGCAGTGTGCACTCCTGCTCGTCCATGGGGTACTTGGCCAGGTCCATGTCGCAGGCCACCGTGGAGGTGATTCTGCCCAGACAACATGGCGGTGAGGTCCCCAGAGATGAGGCCAGGCTCCAGGCCCCAGCGGCTCCCTGGCCCCGGCTCCCTCCTCAAGCCACTCTCCCGCTTTGTTGGCAAGGTGCCAGCATCCAGGTGGATCCTGGAACCTGTGGCCACTTTACGGATATTTGTGGGTCTTTCTCGGGGAATCACGAACTGGATTTCATTccctttcctcatccttcaaaacaCCCGACTGTTTGTCTAAGTCGGGGGCACCCTGTCTCCTGTGGGGCAGTGTCTGGGGGTCCCGCCGACCCCgcagcccagggagcagctcGGGCTGCTGAGCGTTCTGACTTTCCACGAGAATTTAGATCTTCATGTAAACCTcctgatctttaaaatgttggCAATTAACTCCCCTTTTAAAAGGCAAGTGTCAGAAAACACACATGCAAACAGATACACGCACACCTATGTTCAAAGCAGCATGCCTCACGACCGTCAAACGTGGAAACAGTGCAGGTGTCGATGGACGGAGGGCAGATACGCAAACCGCCGTGTCTGAGtagtggaatgttactcagccataaaaaggaaggaaattctgatacatctGAGGCTGAGCCTCAGAAACACTATACTTAGTAGgaaaaggcagacacaaaaggtcacggATTGCATGACTAACTTTGTGTGAAATTTGCAGGATAGGCAAATGTGTGAAGACAGAGCAGACGCGGTTTCCGGAGCTGCGGGAGGGGCACGGGTATGGGGTCTCCTTTTGGGGGTGAAACAAGTTGGAGCACGGTAgaggtgatgtttgcacaacattgtgaatgcactaAATGCCACAGAATTGTTCACTTTTAAATGGTTGATTTTCTGTGCTGTGAACCTCAccccaatttaaaaacaaaagggcaCGTGTTAGCCAAAAAACGGCATCCGCTGGCTTCCTGCCAGCAGCCTCTGCGGTCCACGTTTCCTGAGCAGCTGCCGGCTGCCGGAGGTTATAAATAACGCCGCCCAGCTCCAAGCAGAGCCCGGGTTTTCTCCACGGGGGCGGGCCGGGCCCAGGGCTCACCGGATGCTGTACAGAATCACCCCGTCGGGCTGCAGCCGGATCAGCTTGTTCTCCACCGTCACGTCGTGGAACCAGGCGGACTTGGCATTCACGATGAAGGTGTCTGGGAGCCAGAGCTTGTCCACGAAGCGGCTGTCCAGGCCCAGAGTCTCGTTAGTGTGGTTGTAGGACAGCCTGCTGTCCCGCCAGCTCTGGTGCAGAAACACGGTCATGGTGTACTCCTGCAGAGGGGAATGGGAGGGCCCAGCCGTCAGCCCCTCCTCTCCTAGGGGCCCGCTGGAGGTGAGCGGGGAGACTGGCCGGCACCTACCATATTCACCTCCGAGATGTGGTCGATGCTGGCCACCTCGAGGGCGAGTGCCACGTTCACGGGGGGGCCTGCGAGGAAGGAGCAGGGCCCCAGATGGGGGTGCTGAAGCCAGGCCCCAGCATCCCCGGCCACTCCTCCAAGCCAGCGAATGCCCAGGCAGGCAGGACGGGGAACAGCCTGGGGTTTTGCAAGGGAGGCCATCTTGGTGCAAATCCACTGAGGCCTGAGGAGATCCACCCTCCTAGCTGTCCGCCGGGGGGCTGGCGCTGCAGTTCCACACACCCCTCAGGGGAGCCAGCCTCTGCACCAGCCAAGTGGGGCTCATACCCACAGCTGTCCCAGCCTCCACACCCCCCTCACCTCCAATACCAGGCCGGAAGTTGCGGGCGTAGCCTTCCATCAAGCCGTCCAGGTTGGGGAGCCAGGATATCTCCAGGTTGGAGCCGACATAGTCGCCAATGTCATTCATTGCTCTGGAAACAAGGCCCACTGGTCACAGAGGTGGGGCACCAGGGTCAGAGACTGTCCTGGGCACTTAGGCCAGCAGGGACAGGGAGGAGGCCCACCAGGCTGGACCCAGCCAGTCCTGGGAATTCACACCAGAGACCCAGGGAGGTCCAGGTCCCAGGGCTCCTCGACCTCTTCCCCCGGCCCCAACCACCAGCCTTGAGGGAGGCTGCTCGAGTCAGACAGAGGCCAGTCAAGGTTGAGTACCCAGGCTCTTTCCATAACCAGCCCAGCATTCCCACCTTACGGTCCCTCAACAAATAGGCCTCGGAGGACCCCAACAAGAGAGCATGGCCTGCCTTTTAGCTTCTGAGGACAAAGTGTCCTGTAGGAGATGACTTGGGAGAAAAGGCGTGTGACCAGgaggctgagggctggggagagggagagagtgggTGAGGTCCCAAATCTGGGACCCAGGGTCAGGCCAAGCGCCCACAGGGCAGCTGCAGTCCGGCCTCCTGCTCTCAGTGCCTTCCCAGGCGGGTCCCAGAGGCCCCCAAATCACCATGTGCTTAGCCTAAGTCCAGAGCAGCAGGGGGCCATGCACGCTGGTTGCAGGCTAATGCCACTGACAAACTGTGCTGGTCAGGTCTGTCACTGGCGGGGCTGTAGAAGGtgaccccacacacacacaccgactGCCAGACGCTTCCCAGTAGCTCTGccgccctcccctcctgctgctcACCCGTCCTGTGGTGAACAGTGTCATCCAAATTCATGTCCACCAAGAACCTCAGAACGGGACCTCATTGGGAAAGGGAGGCTCTGCAGACGTGATGAGGCAAGATGAGGGTTTGCTGGGCTAGGGTGGGCCCTGAGCCCAAGACTGATGTCCTTACAGGAAGAGAAATGGACACGCAGGGAGAAGTCATGGGACtacaggggaggggatgggggccATGCGGCCACAgtcccaggagcagcagggacCGTGGCGAGACCAGACGCTGCAGCCAGGCCTGGACAGGTTCACTCACCCCTGCTGACACCTTTACGTCAGGTTTCTGGCCTCCAGGATCATGAGAGGATAATTGTCTGCTGTTCTAGGTCCCCTGGCTTGCAGCCCCATGTTACAGCAGCCCCGGGAAGCCCACACACCCTTTCTCCTCCAGCCCAcagtggcgggggcggggggagggtttTCTCCTAAACCCGATGGCAGGGAACCAGAGGGACATTCAGAAGTAACCCTCTTGTTATTCTTCGAATCAATCTATTCCCAGTGGGCAAGGCCTCCAGTTCATGCTGCGCCCGAGCCTGGCCAGAGCTGATGGGGGGACCTAAGGGGCCAGGGTCTGCACGCGGGGGCTGCTGGGAAGCTGAGGCCATGGCTCGCACTGCCCGGAAACAGACTGGCCTGAAGGCAGCTGCGGCTTCGTGCCCAGGCGCCCTACTCTGGGCCCTTCTGGCCGCCATTAGAAGACCGCCACCCACTCTCGGCTCCCACTGCGCTGCTGGCTGCTCCTCCCCACCCAACAGTGGGACGGGCTCAGGGTCCAGCCCCTTCGCCAGGCCCCACTTGGGCCACTGCGGTCCAGGCCCCCCGCCCCATCTCCCCAGCCCACCAGCTCCCTCtcggcagcccccctccccaggcctgctgCACGTGCTTCCTGACCCCCGCCCTCTGATGTCTCCCCTCCAGACCCTCAGGCACCTGgcccctcctctttctccagcACTAACTCTGACCCCCCCGCGCTGTCATGCTGCATCGCCCACCCGCACTGAACACCGTCCTTCTCCTGTtcctgccccaggcccctgcaGGAAGCTGTCCTAATCACCCATCTATTCATCCACCCAGACCCCTTGGTGCCATCCCGTTCTAGGCACGTGACTGAGCCAGGACAAGGACAGTTGTGGCACAGGCCCACGTGGAGGTCGGCGTCTGTGATAAAGCAAGTGGCTCTAAGTGTGGTGAAGTTGCAGAAAGGGGACGCCAGGAGCCCTGTGGCTGGGGAGGACGGGACAGCCTCCCTGAGAAAGTGACATCAGAGCCAAAGGGGGAGAATATGAGTCTGGGGGAAGGTGGgcggtgggaggcaggtgagggtaCCCGAGTGGGGCCCGAGGCAGCGGGAGGCAgcggggtgaggagggaggaagagcggCCTGCGGAACCCACCCAGGGTCAAGGGGAACCAGCGCTCTCACCAGGATTAGACTCCCAGCTTTAAACCACGATTCTGGTGAGGGAAGGGTGAGAAGTGTCCTGGGGGCGGAGAGAGAATAAACGGGGGCTGTCATAGAGGCTGAGGGTGACGTGGGGCTGGACTGGACAGAGCAGCGGAGGGATGGAGGCTGACACCCCAAGACAGGAAGGGACCTGGCCTGGACTGAGGGAGGGAcagtgggtgggaggggctgggggagcaggtTATGCTGCTGAGTTTGTGCAGCAGGGCATCCAAGTGTCCTCTCCAGCGGGCTCGAGGAGCACCAGCAAGAGGTCGCCCAGACCCCGTATCCCAGTCTGTCTCATACGCTGGCCTGTGAGGAAGGGGAAACTTGCAAACCCTGATCCATCCCGTAGACCCTCCAGGCGATGGCTGGGCTGAGAGTGTGGGCAGGGCAGGTGCTTTGGTAACAAAGTATAAGAAGGAATTAAATGGAACCCTAATCCCAAGTAAAgcacaatttaaaatgcaaatggagGTCACCCTGAATGTTGGATGTAAAGGGACTCAAATCAGGCTTTATTTTTGGACTGGCCCAGCTGCCATCTTGAGGCTGTGGCTGACCTGCCTGGAACGATGCCATCAGGAGACATCGTCCCAGACCTCAGGCCGGCGGCCAAGGTGAGCACACCTGCCCTTGGCCCAGGCCCCGCGCCCGCGCGAGGGCTCAAAGTCACAATCAAGGGCAGCCCCCGCTGTGAAGCTTGCCTGGAAGTGTAGGACCCCAGTGGGTTCTCAGTCTCTGCCATCTCCAGGGCAAGAAGGGACAGGCTCCCCCAGGGTCACTTCTCACTAGGATGGGCTGGTCGTTCTGCAGCTGTGAagggatgtgggggtgggggctgtggaaGCTGGAGCACCCAGGAGGCTACGCCATATGCTGGTCTGGGTCCTGGGggcccctcctctctgccttcagTTCAGGCAGTGTGGGGGGGGGTACACACTCCACCTGGGGGGAGCTCCCTGTGTGGTGAGAACCTGGGGACCCTGACCAGCATCTTGGGAGACTGTCCGACTGTCTGAAGGCCCTGGAAGCCGGTGGTGGCCTAGGGTTGGGGTTTCCTTAGAGGAACATAAGTTCAGAGACACACACCAGGCTCAGGCTCTCGGGCACAGCAGGCCGTGGAGCCACAGGTAGCCTCCCGCCCGGCCACTCCTGGGCGCCATCAGGCCTCTCCTGGCCCCACTGGGGAAACGCCCACTCCTGCCACTTGCCTGTGCccctgggggtggagagggaaggTGGACATAGCGGGACAAGGCAGCAGGTACCCCCCCACCGCCCCTCCCACCGCCAAGGATCCTCCACCACGCACACACGAGCCCACGGATCCCTGACAGCTCTGCGGCGCTGGCGCctcagttaccagggaaaagaGGAACACCACCACGACCACGAGGTGTGCCTGCGAGGCGGGAGCTTCTCCAGGGAGACGGAGGTGCCAGCAGCCCGGGGAGGCCACCCACTCGGGTGCAGCTGGCAAGCTTGGGGGGCCGCCACGTGAGCGGCTCTTCAGACTCGGGGAAGCATGGCCTTGACCTGACCCACAAACGCTGTGGCTCGCTCACTTCTTGTCCCACCAGAACCCAGGGACCTGGCTGAGTAGCAGCAGCCAGTTGGGCACCTCCTGTCAGCCCCCTGTCCTCCCACACCGCCTGGGGGGCTGAGACGAGGAAAGGGCGGGCATGGTCCTCTGGGCTTCCGAGTGGAGGGACCCAGAGCAGATGGGAAAGGAATCCCCGAATGGACAGAGTCTTGTCCTGGCTGGGTCCTTGGCCTCCCAGCCTTCCTGCACAGGCAGACAGGCTCACCCTAACCCAACAGCCCAGGAGCCAGCTGAGGTTGGAGTTCAGAGGGCTTCAGATTTTAGAAAGGTAAAATGAGGCACTGAACCTGGGGAGGGATCTGGAGAATTTTCCAGCaggaaatgtataaatatacGCAGTGTtgaggggcagggtatagctcagtggtagaggcctgcttagcatgcatgaggtcctgggttcaatccccagtatctccattaaacacacacacacacacacacacacacacacacacacacacacaattaaatatGCCCTGTGAACagcagaaataaagacaaaacaagCAAAGCATGGCAGGCTTTGTTGTCAAAAGAGTTTTGGTGTCAAAATTGGACTACGACTTCGGGGTTCAGAGTGACTTGGATTTCAGAACTGTGGCTGCATGGCCGTGGGCCTGAGCCAGCAGCTGCCCCCCAGCCTCTAGCACACACACCCTCGGCCACACCTCAACGCTCTTCCCTTCCTGGTGCCGTAaagcaggaggagaaggggaagggccCACCAGGCTTGATGAAGAATGGAGCCCCGGGACAGGGGCCGCACGGGAACTGCGTGCGACCTCGGCGTGACAGTCACGTCTACGGCCGGACCCAGGCCTTCCTGGCTCTGCCTTTACACCGCCAGCAAGAAAActctgaccacacacacacagaaccgtGCTATGGTGGCCTGCGTGCCTTCAGCCACAACGCAGGCTAGTAGTCGACCATTTCTGGCTCCTAAAGTCTTCGCCACCACTTGGCTGACCACAAAGTCCGGAACGCTGGCTGCCCTGTTTTTCCTACAGTCCTTGCACCAGGATGATTTTCAAAAAGGCCACTCACAACTCCCAGGGCAGGTGGTCAGGCTCGGTGCTCAGGACGCTGGGTGACCCAGAGCCTCGTCAAGTCCACAGAGAGAAGAGCCAGCGGGGACCGTGCTGGGCCTTAGGGGTCACAGGGGACCCTTCTCCTCAGCCGCTTCCTTCTCTGGGAAGACAGGGCACCTCATCCCATCTCCTGACAGTTATAAAGAACCCCGGAACCTCTTCCCTGCAGGGGCGCTGGGTCCCCTCCTACCTGTACACTTCGGCATCTGAAACGGCGCCTGAGAGGGAGACCCCACAGCACGCTGGGCCGACTGCTCCACAGCCGTGCACGGCCGTTAGAACGCCCCCTTGTCCACGCGGACCTGCTAGCTGGTCCTGCAGCTCTGCCCTCAGGGGAAGGGGCGCAGCCTCCTCCCCGCTGTTCTAAGGGTCTCTTTCTCCCTGCCCGCAGCTTGGGCCATGCTGAGCGCTCAGCCGGCGCCTGGAAGGGCACCAGCCAGCCAGGGACGGGCCAAGTGCGGCTGGGGTCGAGGAAGCGGAGCTCAGCAGGCCCACCCGGGCACGGGGAGAACGGAGAGCGGCTCCGATGCCCTCCACCGGCCCCGCAGCGCCGGTTCAGCACCGGGACGGCGGACAGCGCCGGGGCAGCAGGGCGGCTGGAACCCAACACCGCCCGGCCCGCGGCCAAGGACATCGTAGAGACGAGTCCGGAGATGAGCGCTCGCAGGGAAGACGGGCTGGGGGAGtcaaggaggggagagaagggggacaGACACGGTGGGAACGCGGGGGTAGGGGGAGACGAGGCGGATGAAGACCCGGGGTTCTCGCCGGGCTCCGTCCGACCAGCCGGGGCTGGGCTGGCCGGCGCCGGGCTCCCCACTGAGGGCGACCCCGGGGCAGTGCGGACCCCGGCGCCCGCTCACCTGGTGCCGCGGTGCTGCTGCGCGCAGAGCAGCAGGAGCGGGGGCAGCAGCCAGGCCGGCGCGTCCATGGCCTCGGCCGGCTGGGCGCTGGACCGGGGTCGGCGCGGGGTCCGGCCGGTCGCGGGCGCTCGCGAAGTTGCTTCGCCGGCGGCGGCACAGGCGGGCGGGAGCGGGAGGGCGCGCGGCGCGGGCGCGAGGGCGGACGGAGCGCGGAGCCCGgagccgccccgccccgcccgcccgcgcgGCGCAGCTCTGCCCCTCCAGCTCCCGCCGCCCCGCCTGCGGCGCCCCCTCCGGTCCTCGCGGGCCGCGCTCCCGGCCGGGGGTCTGGCGCTCCCCGTCCCATCGTCGCTGCCCTTGCCAGTCGCAAACGGACCTTCCGCGGGTCTGCCCGGGAGGCGACCCAGGCCCAGGCGCACGACCCGCTTGGACGGGGCCTCCCGCTGCCGGCCAGGCGCCTGCGGACCTGCGGGCAGGGCGGGACCTCGTCCCTAAGGCGAAGTGTGTGATGACTGTTTGTGGGGTCTCAGGTCC carries:
- the GABRD gene encoding gamma-aminobutyric acid receptor subunit delta isoform X1 codes for the protein MDAPAWLLPPLLLLCAQQHRGTRAMNDIGDYVGSNLEISWLPNLDGLMEGYARNFRPGIGGPPVNVALALEVASIDHISEVNMEYTMTVFLHQSWRDSRLSYNHTNETLGLDSRFVDKLWLPDTFIVNAKSAWFHDVTVENKLIRLQPDGVILYSIRITSTVACDMDLAKYPMDEQECTLHLESYGYSSEDIVYYWSENQEQIHGLDRLQLAQFTITSYRFTTELTNFKSGNTASCGLFPMSPACGFLVLIIELPAALRAPEGAAGTRPSHSRRETGQAGAGSLVLHCSLEPAALQVWGYLRGVGAPGPSLCCLLAAPAAPSLEPVGSAWSVLKEDRSMEVSGRCSARVLLRGTFFWWPCAREAPDPLACDVGGEVWGFLPSEDGSGPACPPSPPVRVLWCTAGLLTTDGPPAAGQFPRLSLHFHLRRNRGVYIIQSYMPSILLVAMSWVSFWISQAAVPARVSLGITTVLTMTTLMVSARSSLPRASAIKALDVYFWICYVFVFAALVEYAFAHFNADYRKKQKAKVKVKEQRAEMDVKNAVVLFSLSAAGVTQELAVSRRQRRVPRNLMGSYRSVEVETGEMKKQGGARSRGLRALFKPIDADTIDIYARAVFPAAFAAVNVIYWAAYTM
- the GABRD gene encoding gamma-aminobutyric acid receptor subunit delta isoform X2: MDAPAWLLPPLLLLCAQQHRGTRAMNDIGDYVGSNLEISWLPNLDGLMEGYARNFRPGIGGPPVNVALALEVASIDHISEEYTMTVFLHQSWRDSRLSYNHTNETLGLDSRFVDKLWLPDTFIVNAKSAWFHDVTVENKLIRLQPDGVILYSIRITSTVACDMDLAKYPMDEQECTLHLESYGYSSEDIVYYWSENQEQIHGLDRLQLAQFTITSYRFTTELTNFKSGNTASCGLFPMSPACGFLVLIIELPAALRAPEGAAGTRPSHSRRETGQAGAGSLVLHCSLEPAALQVWGYLRGVGAPGPSLCCLLAAPAAPSLEPVGSAWSVLKEDRSMEVSGRCSARVLLRGTFFWWPCAREAPDPLACDVGGEVWGFLPSEDGSGPACPPSPPVRVLWCTAGLLTTDGPPAAGQFPRLSLHFHLRRNRGVYIIQSYMPSILLVAMSWVSFWISQAAVPARVSLGITTVLTMTTLMVSARSSLPRASAIKALDVYFWICYVFVFAALVEYAFAHFNADYRKKQKAKVKVKEQRAEMDVKNAVVLFSLSAAGVTQELAVSRRQRRVPRNLMGSYRSVEVETGEMKKQGGARSRGLRALFKPIDADTIDIYARAVFPAAFAAVNVIYWAAYTM
- the GABRD gene encoding gamma-aminobutyric acid receptor subunit delta isoform X3, whose product is MDAPAWLLPPLLLLCAQQHRGTRAMNDIGDYVGSNLEISWLPNLDGLMEGYARNFRPGIGGPPVNVALALEVASIDHISEVNMEYTMTVFLHQSWRDSRLSYNHTNETLGLDSRFVDKLWLPDTFIVNAKSAWFHDVTVENKLIRLQPDGVILYSIRITSTVACDMDLAKYPMDEQECTLHLESYGYSSEDIVYYWSENQEQIHGLDRLQLAQFTITSYRFTTELTNFKSAGQFPRLSLHFHLRRNRGVYIIQSYMPSILLVAMSWVSFWISQAAVPARVSLGITTVLTMTTLMVSARSSLPRASAIKALDVYFWICYVFVFAALVEYAFAHFNADYRKKQKAKVKVKEQRAEMDVKNAVVLFSLSAAGVTQELAVSRRQRRVPRNLMGSYRSVEVETGEMKKQGGARSRGLRALFKPIDADTIDIYARAVFPAAFAAVNVIYWAAYTM